ATATATTATATAAAAACCTCATTCTGTCAATAATACATTTAGAAACGCACTAAATATTGACGGAGTGATTGGATGAAAAGAAATGTTGCTTTAATTATGGCGTTAGTAATTGCTGTAGCATCAAATATGCTTGTAGTAACAGCAACGCAGGATACTAGTGCCCGTGCCGCAGTAATAATGGATGTGAATTCAGGCAGGATACTATATTCCAAAAACATGAATGAAAAGCTGGCGATGGCCAGCACTACAAAGATTATGACTTCTCTTGTTGCTATTGAGAGCGGTAAACTTGAAGAAATGGTAACAGTCAGCAAGAAAGCCTCGCATACTGAAGGTTCTTCCATATACTTGCGTGAAGGCGAAAGACACACTGTTCATGATTTGGTGTATGCAATAATGCTGCGATCCGGAAATGATGCAGCAGTGGCTGTAGCAGAGCATATTGGAGGTTCAGTTGAAGGCTTTGCAGATCTGATGAACCGTAAAGCACAGGAAATAGGAGCGGAAAACACCCAGTTCGCCAATCCTCATGGACTGGATGCAGCAGGTCATTATACCACGGCTCATGATCTTGCATTGATAACAGCTTATGCACTTCGAAATCCAGTTTTTGCAAATATCGTAAGCAGCAAGAAAAAGACTATAGAAGGCCCCCCCAACGAAAGCTGGGATAGGGTAATGATAAATAAAAACAAAATGTTGTGGCAGTTCGAGGGTGGGAACGGAGTAAAAACCGGCTATACCCAAAAAGCAGGCAGATGTTTGGTGTCATCAGCAACTAGGGATGGAATGCAGCTAGTTTGTGTTGTGTTGAACTGCGGACCAATGTGGAATGAATCTTCTGCTCTTCTGGAATATGGTTTTAAGAACTATTCAATTGAAAAGGTAGTTGATAAAAACAATTTTATAAAGGTAGTGGAAGTGAAGGCCGGCAAGGAAAAATTCGTTGCAGTTAAGCCAACTGAGGACTTTTCTATCCCTCTGGGGGCAGGAGAGAAGGAGAAAGTGAAATTATTAGCCAAGAGTCAGAAAACAGCGCAGGCACCTTTCAATAAAGGCGATGATGCAGGAAGGCTTGATGTTTATTTACATGACATACTACTAAAAACAATTAAGCTTGAATATACAGAAAGCGTGGAATCCAGCAGCCCTTTTTTCTACATGAAACGAATCTTAAGGGATTACTTTCTGGAAGAACACTAGAAAAAAGAGTCTTTTATGGCAAAATAAGTTCACTTTTAATGAGGAGCATTTATATCATATCGGGATGCATCAAGCTGAATATATCCCAAGGATTTTATCAATAGTGTAAGGGGTAAGGGGAAAATGACTGAAAGGCTGCAAAAAGTAATGGCTGAGTTTGGAGTAGCATCCAGACGAAAATGTGAAGACATGATTACTGCTGGAAAAGTGAAGGTTAATGGAAGCCTTATTACCGAACTGGGAACTAAGGTAGATAAAGAAAATGATATCATCGAGGTAGAAGGAAAAATAATTAAGTGCTCTGAAAGCAGGGTATATATTTTACTGAACAAGCCGGTAGGATACATTACCAGTGCGAAGGATCAATTTGGGAGGCCCACTGTCTTAGACCTTTTGAAAGGCATAAGCGTTAGGGTCTTTCCTATTGGTCGTCTGGACTACGATACTGAGGGACTTATCCTTCTCACAAATGATGGGGAACTTACATACAGGATAACCCATCCAAAACATAATATAGACAAGACCTACAGGGCTTTAATCAATGGAGAGGCAGGCATAAATGATATTGAGAGCTTTAAGCATGGAATAGCCATAGAAGATTATGTAACTTCACCTGCAACAATGGAAATAATAAGATATGTAAAAGGAAACAGTGTTGTGGATATTACTATTCATGAAGGAAAGAACAGGCAAGTAAGAAAAATGTGTTCTGCTATCGGACATGAGGTTATATGGTTAAAACGCATTAGAATAGGGAAAATAGAGTTAGGTGAACTAAAAACAGGAGAATGGCGCTGCCTGAATGATGAAGAAATAAAATACCTGAAAGCACTAGGTGTACAAAATGCTGCAGATTAGGAAAATAAGGCCAGAGGACATAGACTTCATTTTGGAGCTAACGAAAGACTTTGAATGCTCAAGAGTTAAGCTCCTGCCCAATATCGAAAACTTTCTGGTATGCGAAAATGATAATATCAAATGCGGCTGTGGCTGCTTGATTCCATTAGACAGCACAGGCTTAATTAGCTGGGTAACGGTAAAAGAAAGTTATAGACGGGAGAAGCTGGGCAGTGCAATAACTAAGGCTCTCCTTAATATTGCTGAGCTGAAGGGTATAAAAGAGGTATATGCAGCAGGAATATGCGGAGATTTTCTGACTGCAATGGGTTTTGTAAAGTATGAAAGCAAGGCGGCAAGTGAGGATATGAGAGAAATACTCGGAGATATAGATGGAGACTGCTATAAGGTGACACTGGAAGGGTATTTTAAGCCTTGTTCACACAAATAGCTGCAGTACTATAATTTCTAAATAATGGCTATGTTTTTATATTAAAATATGATATATATAGAATAAATGCATCGAATTAGAATATTAATACTTTGCTGAGTTATTATGGGAGGATGAATATGTATGGCTAAGATAAGAATTACTGAAACTGTATTGAGAGATGGTCATCAGTCCCTTATCGCTACAAGAATGAAGACAGATGAAATGCTTCCTGTTCTTGAGCTTATGGATAAAGTGGGCTATCATTCATTAGAAATGTGGGGGGGAGCTACCTTTGACTCATGTCTTAGGTTCCTTGATGAAGACCCCTGGGAAAGACTTCGCGTGATAAAGTCAAAGCTTAAAAACACAAAGCTGCAGATGCTCCTCAGAGGGCAGAACATTCTTGGCTACAAAAATTACGCCGATGATGTTGTAGAAGAATTCGTCAGACTATCTATAAAAAACGGAATAGATATAATCAGGATATTTGACGCCCTGAATGATTTGAGAAATATTGAGACAGCGGTAAAGGCCACTAAGAAGTATGGTGGACATGCTCAAGGTACAGTAGTTTATACTATAAGCCCAATACATAATATAGAGCTTTATGTAGAGCAGGCAAAGAAGGTACAAGAGATGGGCTGCGACTCACTATGCATAAAAGATATGTCAGGGATACTCACTCCATATTACGGATATGAGCTTATAAAAGCGTTAAAGAAGCATATTAACATACCGATACAGCTTCACACCCACTTTACAAGCGGTATGACCGATATGACATATTTAAAGGCTATAGAAGCAGGCGTTGATATCATTGACACAGCCATGTCTCCATTCGGCCTTGGGACTTCACAGCCACCAACAGAGCCTATGGTTGCTACACTAAAGGGTACAGAATATGATACAGGTCTTGATCTGGAATTGCTTTGTGAAATAGCAGACCATTTCAAAGTCATCAAAGAGAAATATATAGCTAATGGAATTTTGAATCCCAATGTATTTAATGTAGACACTAACGTACTCTCTTACCAAGTGCCGGGTGGAATGCTGTCCAACCTTATGTCACAGCTGAAACAGGCAAATGCTATGGATAAATATAATGAGGTGCTGAAGGAAGTACCTAGAGTCAGAGAAGACTTAGGCTTCCCTCCTCTGGTGACACCCTCCAGCCAGTTTGTAGGGACCCAGGCAGTTTTCAATGTAATATCGGGCAGCAGATATAAGATGATACCTAATGAGATAAAGGAATATGTAAAAGGTAAATATGGAAAACCAAGTGTTCCCATTTCCGAGGAAATAAAGAAGACCATCATAGGGGACGAAGAGGTTATAACCTGCAGGCCGGCAGACTTGATAGAGCCACAGCTTGAAGCGGTTAAGCAGGAAATGAAGGAGTACTACGAACAGGAAGAGGATGTATTGAGCTATGCACTGTTCCCACCGGTAGCACTTAAGTTTTTCAAGGACCGACAGGCAAAGAAATACGCTATAGACAGCAATTTGGTTGACAAAGTCGATAAGACATATCCAGTATAGATAAAACAAAGCAGCCATGTTATAGAATACATTCTATAACATGGCTGTTATTATAATGCATAAAGCGGTGTTTAATACTGAGATATGAAATCTCCGAATTTAGTTGAGAAGTACAAAAATCATTCGGTACATATGGTTGGAAGTAAAAAAGAATACTAAAATTTAGTACTCTTTTCTACTTTTTTATTCATATAACTAAGAATTATTTTGTGATTACCGGAGGTTTCCTTCCATTGTATCACCACGAATATCAATAATTTCCTTATACTTTTTTTCTCCGCTATACCACCTTGTTATTAGTGAAATAACAAGAATTGATAAAGTAAAAAAACTTCCCCAAATAATTACACTCATATTCTCTGCACTTAAAGGACGACTTATAAACAAATATAGGATATATAGAATACAGGGTATAATCGCAGGTAGAGCATAACGAAGAGTATAGGAAAGAAGGCCCCTTTTGTGGTTAGGCTTCCATTTAGATAAGAATTCTACATCGCTAGGCATAATTAACCTCCTTGAGATTCACAAATTTACCTAATTATATAGTACTCATAACGTAATCCTTTATTCAAGTTAAACTTATATTAAAATGGTAGAGTACTGTAGTAGTAATTAATTTTTTGACCTATGTAGTCAGTTCTTTCTAGATTTGAGTAACATTCAAAAACCTGTTTGACATAATATGGAAGTTCTGGATCGTCACTTGGCTGCCAATAGTATCGAATTTTGTAATAAACATTATGAGTTTCAGCACAGACTGATGTAGCGTAGATAGTACCTGCTAAGGCCGCAACTGTAGCAGCCGCCTGCCCAAGTAGTGATGCTATTGCCACACCTATTGCCGTCTTTGTCCACACTTGTACATGAAAACTAGATTGGTTATACATTTCTGTATTCTCTGTCCATGATGCTGCTAAGGATAAACTCGGTGCCGGGGCTTCTTTGTGAATAACTTTAATACCCCTCTCCTCTGCTTCTTTTGCTGTCATTACCGGAGGATTAAGTTCCTTTGTTAACCCAGAACTATCAGCTGCATACGCAAATATCGAAGTTAACAATGAGAATACTAGTACCATTGATATGAACGCATAGTACTTACCTCGTTTCATAAATGAAACCTCCTTTGTTTTTTGGTGTTAATCATTGACATGCCTCTGGTGTAATTTTATTTATGCTGTACAGCTACTATAATTATGCAATATTACCAATAAATGTCAATTGGCAGATAAAAATCAATTAGAGGAATGCAAAATGTGGATAATTCATATGGTATCATTTTACAGACTGTTGAAGAGTGATAAATATTCAATTAGTCATGAGAGACAATGAATATGTATTAGTGCGTTTTTGAAAAATTAGATTATTCTAATAGAACTTGATAATTACTTTGCCTTTGTGGCACGGATAGATATAATTACCAGAATGGATAATGGAAAAGGTAGATATACAAAGAGGAAAAGATTAAGATATGGTATTAATATTTCTATACAAATCAAGTCTGACGCATATAAGATGAAACCCAACTCGGGTCAACAATGCTTATGTACATATACATAATTAGTCCTGTTAGAGAAGAATTTTATTACCTTTACACCTGAGTTGTCAGGTATTTTCTTCCCACATCGCAGACAGACGAAATTACTTTTTAAAACCTTATCGTAATATGTCTCCACATCGATATTGCTATATTTATGCCAGCTTTTCCAGCCAGTCTTACAAAGCTTAATGCGATTGTCATAATCGGCATATACCCATTTCAACAATCTGTGAAAATGAAAGGGGTATTTGGTGTATGTGATGAAATCTCTTGGAAGACCAAGAGATATTGCATAGTTTTCGAAGGTTTTCTCGATTAGCGATTGAAGGGGCTCTTCAATTTTGGAATTGGAGAAGTTAAAGTCAGCCTGGGTTAGAAACTTTCTTGTATCTTCAAACATATAGCCCTGGCAAATCTGTATTTCTTCACTCTTTTTCACAGAGAGCTTTTTGAGAGCATTTTTTACAACTTCTGTTGTATAATATATATAAATTTTATTTTTAAAATTGGCTTCGTTGAACAAGTGAATCGGGATTATTTCGTAGTAGAATTCTCCAGTTTCCTTCCTCAATGCGCCAATGCAGGTGCCGCCAACAAGACTTCCGCTTCCTGCATCATCTATCTGTATCATTTTATCACCTGCACAACATGAACTAGCTCAATTTGAATCGCAGTAATGCGACTTATGTAGTATATGCATAAGAAATATTAATTAAACATTTTAGCTCGAGGCACGAGGCACGAGGCTCGTGGCAAAAAAAATATTATGGATACGAAGATTGAAGCATAATTAATATGATGTTTCAAAACAGTAAGGAGGGCATAAATGAACATACTTATTTCTAATGATGATGGCGTTTATTCCAACGGAATATATGAGCTGGCAAAGAGAATGGCCAGGTTAGGCAAAGTTACTGTAGTTGCCCCGGATAGGGAACAAAGTGCAATAGGTCATGCTATAACCATGCACCAGCCATTAAGGTGCAGGAAAATAAAGCTTCATGAACTTGATATTGATGCATGGTGGGTGAACGGGACACCCGCAGACTGTATAAAGCTGGGTGTGGAAACACTATTGGAGGCAAGACCTGATCTTATTATATCTGGAATAAATGATGGTGAGAACCTGGGAACGGATGTAATATATTCAGGTACCGTGTCAGCAGCTATTGAAGGCTCTATTTTTAATATACCGTCGATAGCTGTATCTTATGAAAAGCATGGAGAAACTGACTTCTCACTTGCAGCTGAGGCAGCTGTAAATATGATAGAGGAAGTATTGAAGCTTGCATCAGAAGACAAAATATTGTTGAATATAAATATTCCCGAGATTGAGAATATTAATGAATTGAAGGGTATAAAGATAACAAAGCTGGGAGTGAAAAAGTATAGGAATAATTTCGAGGAACGGAAAGACCCCCGGGGGAACAGTTACTACTGGCTTGCCGGGGAGCTTATTGAAGATGAGAATGGGGAGGATACGGACATTTATGCTGTAAGGAATGGATTTGCATCAATAACTCCTTTGCATGTTGATCTCACAGGGTATGAGGATATAAACAGGCTTAAGGAGTGGAAGTTCAAATAGGATTATCAGCCCTGATTCGGTTTCCCACATAAGAAGTTATGTACCCAACTATTCTTATAAGGAATCCAAGGACTACTAACTCATTGCCAGAAATATTATTAATAACTGTCTGATCAGCAGTTTTACCTTTTTCAGCTTTCAACTTGCTTAATCTTGTTGATGAGGTATATGCGAGGATGATTGTCGCCGCAAGGAAAAGCAGAACAACTACAATTACCAGTTCATTGATTGTAGTTGCCTGAGCAACTGCACTATCACCGGAAGCTTGTGTTACTTCGGGACAGAGTATTTTTTGTTCTGCTTTAGAGTTTACATACATAGCTATCAGAGTTCCGATAAGAAAAAGTACATCGCTTACTTTATCTTTTTGGATTAATTCCAGATTAAATAAATCATCCTGACTGATGGTTTTTATATCAGGCATACTATCCCCCCTTTTTATAATATGAAAATTTCGAGGCTAGTGATTTATATTTCATATTAAAGATAAACAATAATGAAGGGAGCTAGCAGCAGAATGCAAAAAGAAGACCATTTAATTTAGTAATAATTACAAATATATTTGGTTTTCAATATTGCATTAGACTTTATTATAATATATACTAAAAAATGAAGGGAAAATTGCAGATTATTTATTTTAACAGCAAAAATGAAATAAAAGTTGCATTAGTCTCAAAAGATTGTTTTTGGAGGTCGGGGAAAATGGAAAAGAAAGATGTCAAGGCAGGGGAAATAGCTAACGACAAAGTAGTAATCATACCTTCGTGGTGCAAGGGCTGCGGTATCTGCGTCGCTTTTTGTCCCACAAAAGCTCTGGCACTGGAAAATGACAAGGTGGTTATGAAGGATCCTGATAAGTGTATACAATGCGGAATGTGTGAGCTCAGGTGTCCCGATTATGCAATATACTTGGGGAGGAAGAAGAATGAAAAGCAAGTTTAGGTTAATGCAAGGAAATGAAGCTTGTGTTGAAGGTGCAATAGCTGCTGGAATGAAATTCTATGCAGGATATCCAATAACACCATCAACAGAAATGGCGGAACTATCTGCAGAAAAGCTTCCTCGAATAGGCGGAAAATTTCTACAGATGGAAGATGAAATAGCAGGAATGGCAGCAGTTATAGGAGCTTCACTTACAGGTGTAAAGAGCATGACTGCAACAAGCGGTCCTGGATTTTCACTCAAGCAGGAGAATATAGGCTATGCTGCAATCGCAGAGGTGCCTTGTGTAATAGTAAACGTACAAAGAGGAGGCCCAAGCACAGGCATGCCTACGTCACCAGCTCAGGGAGACGTGATGCAGGCGCGTTGGGGTACTCATGGAGACCATCCTGTTATAGCGCTTACGCCGTCGTCAGTTAGAGAAACCTTTGATCTGACAGTAAAGGCTTTTAATATGGCAGAAAAATATAGAACTCCAGTAATACTTCTTATGGATGAAGTTATTGGTCACATGAGAGAGAAAGTACAATTACCTGATCTTTCAGAAATTGAAATTATAGATAGAAAGAGACCGAACTGCAGCAGCGAGGAGTATTTGCCATACAAGGCAGAAGAAGACTTGGTGCCCCCTATGGCTGACTTCGGTACTGGTTATAGATATCATGTCACAGGACTTGTACATGACGAAACAGGTTTTCCGAGCAATAGCACAGCAGTTGCTGATAAACTCATAAGAAGGCTTTCTGACAAAGTAGAAATGCATAGAGATGATATAGAGTCATGGGAAGAAGAAAATACGGAAGATGCTGAAATACTTATACTATCCTACGGTTGTGTAGCCAGGTCAGCTAAAGCAGCAATGAAGACACTCCGCAGTAAGGGTATTAAGGTGGGTATATTTAGACCAATTACAATTTGGCCTTTCCCCGAAAAAAGGCTTAGAGAGTTGGCTGAAAAGGTTAAGACAATCGTAGTACCTGAAATGAATTTGGGACAACTGGTACTTGAAGTTGAAAGAATATGCAATAATATAGCTAAAATCGAAAGATTAAACAAGGTTAGTTGTGAAATCATATATCCTGAAGAGATAATCAGGAAGATAGAGGAGGTACTCTAAAATGCCCAGCACTTTAATTGAGAATTATTTTAGAACCGATAAGCTTCCACAGATATGGTGCCCAGGCTGCGGTCATGGAACCATTACAAGATCGATAGCATTGGCTATAGAAAAAGCTGGTCTTGATAAAGATAAAGTATGCATCGTTTCAGGCATTGGCTGTTCATCAAGAGCACCGGGATATCTTGATTTCAATACACTTCATACCACTCATGGACGTGCCTTGGCATTTGCTACAGGAATAAAAATGGCAAAGCCGGACACTAAGGTAATAGTAATAATGGGTGACGGCGATGCAACTGCTATAGGCGGAAACCACTTTATACATGCTTGCAGGAGGAATATCGGCATTACAGCGATTATTTACAATAATAATATATATGGAATGACAGGTGGCCAGTACTCTCCCACAACTCCTAAGTTTGACAAGGGAACCACAGCTCCATACGGAAACATAGACAAGGCTTTTGACATATGCAACCTGGCAGCATCAGCAGGCGCTACTTATGTAGGAAGAGCTACTGCATACCATGCTAACCTTTTGACATCACTTGTTCAAAACGCTTTAAATAATGAAGGCTTCTCTCTTATAGAAGCAATGAGCATGTGCCCAACTTATTACGGAAGAAAGAACAAGAAGGGCAGTGCAGTAGATATGATGGAATGGCAGAAGAACAATGCAGTTAATGTCTCTGCGGCTTCAAAGTTATCTCCTCAGGCACTTGAAGGCAAATTCCTCATTGGTGAGTTTAAGAACAGTCCAGAACCAGAGTATACCAGTGAGTATCAGAAGATTGTCGATAAATTGGTGAAGGAGAGATAGTAATGGATAGATATGAGGTCAGACTTAGCGGATCCGGCGGACAGGGGTTGCTGCTGGCAGGAATAATACTTGCAGAAGGTGCTATAAACGACGGAAAGAACTCAATACAGACACAGTCTTATGGTCCTGAAGCAAGAGGCGGCGCAAGTAAATCAGAAGTTATAATATCCAGTGACTCTATTGACTTTCCGAAGGTAAGAAACTGCGACATACTTTTGGCTTTGACGCAAAAGTCTTACGAACAGTACAGCGAAGGTCTTAGAGATGACGGAATACTTATTATAGATAGCTCAGTAACTGTAGAGGCAAAGGGAAACAAAAAAATATACAGTGTGCCTATTTTGGATACAGCTGTAAAGGAACTGGGTAAGCCTATGGTTACCAACATTGTTGCACTTGGTGCAATAGTTGAGATAACAAAGGTGGTTACAAAAGATTCATTGGAGAAAGCTGTACTCGACAGAGTTCCAAAGGGTACAGAAGAGCTTAATAGGAAAGCACTTTCCCTGGGATACGACATTGCCAAAAATTCAATGCTGTAATTGGAGAGAGATGTTATGAGTGAAGTTTTAGATTTAATGAGGGTTATTCAAACGAACTTCCATAGGCTGAGCAAAGGGCAAAAGATAATTGCCCAATACATAATGAATAATTATGACAAAGCAGCATTTATGACTGCTGCAAAGCTTGGCGAAAAAGTTGGAGTAAGTGAGTCCACTGTGGTGAGGTTTGCAAATGCAATAGGATATATAGGCTATCCCCAACTGCAGAAGCAGCTGCAGGAAATGGTAAAGACCAAGCTTACTACTGTGCAAAGAATTGAAATGAGTTCTGACTATACAAATAAAGACAGCGTTCTAAAGAATATACTGAAGTCAGATATGGAAAATATACGGGCTACCATGGAAGAAATCGACAATGTAAGCTTTGAGCGAGCTGTGGAAAGCATATCAGAAGCAAAGAGCATTTATATCATTGGCTTGAGAAGTTCTACTGCACTTTCTGAATTCTTAGGCTTTTACCTTAACCTCATTAGAGATAATGTTCATGTTGTAACATATACAATAGGAGATATATTTGAGCAGCTATTTAGAATAAATGAAAATGATCTTGTCATTGCAATAGGTTTTCCGAGATACTCCGCCAGAACGGTAAAGGCCTTGGAGTATGTGAAATTAAGGAAGGCCAAGACTATTGCAGTAACGGACAGCATGCTTTCTCCACTGTGCTCATACGCTGATTATACTCTTATTGCAAAGAGTAACATGGAGTCCTTTGTAGACTCAATTGTAGCACCTATGAGTGTACTGAACGCACTTATAGTAGCTGTTGGCATAAAGGAGAAGCAGAATATATCAACCTCCTTTGCAAGCCTTGAGGAGATATGGAATAAATACAATATATTTTCAGTGGACAAGGATGAATAAGTAATACATTATCGAAATCCTGCTTTGTATAAAGCAGGATTTTTTTCGTTAATATGTGTTATAATAATATGGAAAATTGAGGGGGGATTCAATGACAAGGCTTTATCTCGTAAGACACGGTGAAACTGAGTGGAATAAAGCAAGCAAGGTACAGGGCAGAACTGACATAGAGCTCAGTTGTGAAGGTATAAAGCAGGCGCAGCTTCTTGCAGAAAGACTTGCAAGGGAGAATATAGATTACATATACTCCAGCAGCTTAAAAAGGGCCTTAAAAACAGCTGAGATAATAGCTGACTACAAAAGCTGCGGCATTGTTAAATCAGAAGAATATCATGAGATTTGCCTAGGTCCATGGGAAGGCATGACAATAAACGAAATACGGGAAAAATACAGCGAGCATTTCAGGGTTTACAAAGAAGATCCTGCTAATTTCAAGCTGCCGGGTGCAGAAACCTTCATGAATCTTACTGAACGCACATATAACGCTATTATTGAAATAGTAAGGAAACACAAGGGGAGCAATATACTTCTG
This portion of the Clostridia bacterium genome encodes:
- the surE gene encoding 5'/3'-nucleotidase SurE — protein: MNILISNDDGVYSNGIYELAKRMARLGKVTVVAPDREQSAIGHAITMHQPLRCRKIKLHELDIDAWWVNGTPADCIKLGVETLLEARPDLIISGINDGENLGTDVIYSGTVSAAIEGSIFNIPSIAVSYEKHGETDFSLAAEAAVNMIEEVLKLASEDKILLNINIPEIENINELKGIKITKLGVKKYRNNFEERKDPRGNSYYWLAGELIEDENGEDTDIYAVRNGFASITPLHVDLTGYEDINRLKEWKFK
- a CDS encoding pseudouridine synthase, giving the protein MTERLQKVMAEFGVASRRKCEDMITAGKVKVNGSLITELGTKVDKENDIIEVEGKIIKCSESRVYILLNKPVGYITSAKDQFGRPTVLDLLKGISVRVFPIGRLDYDTEGLILLTNDGELTYRITHPKHNIDKTYRALINGEAGINDIESFKHGIAIEDYVTSPATMEIIRYVKGNSVVDITIHEGKNRQVRKMCSAIGHEVIWLKRIRIGKIELGELKTGEWRCLNDEEIKYLKALGVQNAAD
- a CDS encoding MurR/RpiR family transcriptional regulator, whose product is MSEVLDLMRVIQTNFHRLSKGQKIIAQYIMNNYDKAAFMTAAKLGEKVGVSESTVVRFANAIGYIGYPQLQKQLQEMVKTKLTTVQRIEMSSDYTNKDSVLKNILKSDMENIRATMEEIDNVSFERAVESISEAKSIYIIGLRSSTALSEFLGFYLNLIRDNVHVVTYTIGDIFEQLFRINENDLVIAIGFPRYSARTVKALEYVKLRKAKTIAVTDSMLSPLCSYADYTLIAKSNMESFVDSIVAPMSVLNALIVAVGIKEKQNISTSFASLEEIWNKYNIFSVDKDE
- a CDS encoding oxaloacetate decarboxylase subunit alpha, with translation MAKIRITETVLRDGHQSLIATRMKTDEMLPVLELMDKVGYHSLEMWGGATFDSCLRFLDEDPWERLRVIKSKLKNTKLQMLLRGQNILGYKNYADDVVEEFVRLSIKNGIDIIRIFDALNDLRNIETAVKATKKYGGHAQGTVVYTISPIHNIELYVEQAKKVQEMGCDSLCIKDMSGILTPYYGYELIKALKKHINIPIQLHTHFTSGMTDMTYLKAIEAGVDIIDTAMSPFGLGTSQPPTEPMVATLKGTEYDTGLDLELLCEIADHFKVIKEKYIANGILNPNVFNVDTNVLSYQVPGGMLSNLMSQLKQANAMDKYNEVLKEVPRVREDLGFPPLVTPSSQFVGTQAVFNVISGSRYKMIPNEIKEYVKGKYGKPSVPISEEIKKTIIGDEEVITCRPADLIEPQLEAVKQEMKEYYEQEEDVLSYALFPPVALKFFKDRQAKKYAIDSNLVDKVDKTYPV
- a CDS encoding 4Fe-4S binding protein — its product is MEKKDVKAGEIANDKVVIIPSWCKGCGICVAFCPTKALALENDKVVMKDPDKCIQCGMCELRCPDYAIYLGRKKNEKQV
- a CDS encoding GNAT family N-acetyltransferase, which codes for MLQIRKIRPEDIDFILELTKDFECSRVKLLPNIENFLVCENDNIKCGCGCLIPLDSTGLISWVTVKESYRREKLGSAITKALLNIAELKGIKEVYAAGICGDFLTAMGFVKYESKAASEDMREILGDIDGDCYKVTLEGYFKPCSHK
- a CDS encoding histidine phosphatase family protein, with amino-acid sequence MTRLYLVRHGETEWNKASKVQGRTDIELSCEGIKQAQLLAERLARENIDYIYSSSLKRALKTAEIIADYKSCGIVKSEEYHEICLGPWEGMTINEIREKYSEHFRVYKEDPANFKLPGAETFMNLTERTYNAIIEIVRKHKGSNILLVSHGTAIKAAIIRILGIDIVNYTKFRIDNVSISIIDFPEDMPEKPVVLCLNDTSHLKEA
- a CDS encoding 2-oxoacid:acceptor oxidoreductase family protein, translating into MDRYEVRLSGSGGQGLLLAGIILAEGAINDGKNSIQTQSYGPEARGGASKSEVIISSDSIDFPKVRNCDILLALTQKSYEQYSEGLRDDGILIIDSSVTVEAKGNKKIYSVPILDTAVKELGKPMVTNIVALGAIVEITKVVTKDSLEKAVLDRVPKGTEELNRKALSLGYDIAKNSML
- a CDS encoding 2-oxoacid:ferredoxin oxidoreductase subunit beta, with product MPSTLIENYFRTDKLPQIWCPGCGHGTITRSIALAIEKAGLDKDKVCIVSGIGCSSRAPGYLDFNTLHTTHGRALAFATGIKMAKPDTKVIVIMGDGDATAIGGNHFIHACRRNIGITAIIYNNNIYGMTGGQYSPTTPKFDKGTTAPYGNIDKAFDICNLAASAGATYVGRATAYHANLLTSLVQNALNNEGFSLIEAMSMCPTYYGRKNKKGSAVDMMEWQKNNAVNVSAASKLSPQALEGKFLIGEFKNSPEPEYTSEYQKIVDKLVKER
- a CDS encoding 2-oxoacid:acceptor oxidoreductase subunit alpha, with translation MKSKFRLMQGNEACVEGAIAAGMKFYAGYPITPSTEMAELSAEKLPRIGGKFLQMEDEIAGMAAVIGASLTGVKSMTATSGPGFSLKQENIGYAAIAEVPCVIVNVQRGGPSTGMPTSPAQGDVMQARWGTHGDHPVIALTPSSVRETFDLTVKAFNMAEKYRTPVILLMDEVIGHMREKVQLPDLSEIEIIDRKRPNCSSEEYLPYKAEEDLVPPMADFGTGYRYHVTGLVHDETGFPSNSTAVADKLIRRLSDKVEMHRDDIESWEEENTEDAEILILSYGCVARSAKAAMKTLRSKGIKVGIFRPITIWPFPEKRLRELAEKVKTIVVPEMNLGQLVLEVERICNNIAKIERLNKVSCEIIYPEEIIRKIEEVL
- a CDS encoding D-alanyl-D-alanine carboxypeptidase family protein; this encodes MKRNVALIMALVIAVASNMLVVTATQDTSARAAVIMDVNSGRILYSKNMNEKLAMASTTKIMTSLVAIESGKLEEMVTVSKKASHTEGSSIYLREGERHTVHDLVYAIMLRSGNDAAVAVAEHIGGSVEGFADLMNRKAQEIGAENTQFANPHGLDAAGHYTTAHDLALITAYALRNPVFANIVSSKKKTIEGPPNESWDRVMINKNKMLWQFEGGNGVKTGYTQKAGRCLVSSATRDGMQLVCVVLNCGPMWNESSALLEYGFKNYSIEKVVDKNNFIKVVEVKAGKEKFVAVKPTEDFSIPLGAGEKEKVKLLAKSQKTAQAPFNKGDDAGRLDVYLHDILLKTIKLEYTESVESSSPFFYMKRILRDYFLEEH